One window of Burkholderia thailandensis E264 genomic DNA carries:
- the gap gene encoding type I glyceraldehyde-3-phosphate dehydrogenase, with the protein MTIRVAINGYGRIGRNTLRAFYENGKKHDLEIVAINDLGDAKTNAHLTQYDTAHGKFPGEVSVDGDYLVVNGDKIRVLANRNPAELPWGELGVDVVMECTGFFTSKEKASAHLKGGAKKVIISAPGGKDVDATIVYGVNHDVLKAEHTVISNASCTTNCLAPLVKPLNDKIGLETGLMTTIHAYTNDQVLTDVYHEDLRRARSATHSQIPTKTGAAAAVGLVLPELNGKLDGYAIRVPTINVSIVDLSFIAKRDTTVEEVNAIMKEASEGALKGILGYNDAPLVSIDFNHNPASSTFDATLTKVSGRLVKVSSWYDNEWGFSNRMLDTAIALANAK; encoded by the coding sequence ATGACGATTCGCGTTGCAATCAACGGTTACGGCCGCATCGGCCGCAACACGCTGCGCGCTTTCTACGAAAACGGCAAGAAGCACGATCTCGAGATCGTTGCGATCAACGATCTGGGCGACGCGAAGACCAACGCGCACCTGACGCAGTACGACACCGCGCACGGCAAGTTCCCGGGCGAAGTGTCGGTCGACGGTGACTACCTCGTCGTGAACGGCGACAAGATCCGGGTGCTCGCGAACCGCAATCCGGCCGAGCTGCCGTGGGGCGAGCTGGGCGTCGACGTCGTGATGGAATGCACGGGCTTCTTCACGTCGAAGGAAAAGGCGAGCGCGCACCTGAAGGGCGGCGCGAAGAAGGTGATCATCTCGGCGCCGGGCGGCAAGGATGTCGACGCGACGATCGTCTACGGCGTGAACCACGACGTGCTGAAAGCGGAGCACACGGTGATCTCGAACGCATCGTGCACGACGAACTGCCTCGCGCCGCTCGTCAAGCCGCTGAACGACAAGATCGGCCTCGAGACCGGCCTGATGACGACGATCCACGCGTACACGAACGACCAGGTGCTGACGGACGTCTATCACGAAGACCTGCGTCGCGCGCGCTCGGCCACGCATAGCCAGATCCCGACGAAGACGGGCGCGGCGGCGGCCGTCGGCCTCGTGCTGCCGGAGCTGAACGGCAAGCTCGACGGCTACGCGATTCGCGTGCCGACCATCAACGTGTCGATCGTCGACCTGTCGTTCATCGCGAAGCGCGACACGACGGTCGAGGAAGTCAACGCGATCATGAAGGAAGCGTCGGAAGGCGCGCTCAAGGGCATCCTCGGCTACAACGATGCGCCGCTCGTGTCGATCGACTTCAATCACAACCCGGCTTCGTCGACGTTCGACGCGACGCTGACGAAGGTGTCGGGTCGTCTCGTGAAGGTGTCGAGCTGGTACGACAACGAGTGGGGCTTCTCGAACCGCATGCTGGATACGGCGATCGCGCTCGCGAACGCGAAGTAA
- a CDS encoding 16S rRNA (uracil(1498)-N(3))-methyltransferase yields MSGVTTTTAAVPRFFVDAALRTGATLPLPADVARHAQVLRLQPGDALALFDGTGGQYRAQLVEIDKRGALARIDAFDPAEAEPPYRVTLAQGIAGGDKMDWVIEKAVELGVAAVAPLSTARGVVKLSGERADKRVSHWRGVVRASCEQCGRNRVPGVAPVRGFDAWLDALPDAPAAGELRLLLSPRASVPFASLPDAPPAGDVTLLIGPEGGLSPDEEQAARARGFAALSLGPRVLRTETAGAAVLAALAARWGGW; encoded by the coding sequence ATGAGCGGCGTCACCACCACGACCGCCGCGGTGCCGCGCTTTTTCGTCGACGCGGCGCTGCGAACCGGCGCCACGCTCCCGCTGCCGGCCGACGTCGCGCGTCACGCGCAGGTGCTGCGGCTGCAGCCGGGCGACGCGCTCGCGCTGTTCGACGGCACGGGCGGCCAGTATCGCGCGCAACTCGTCGAAATCGACAAGCGCGGCGCACTCGCCCGGATCGACGCGTTCGACCCGGCTGAGGCGGAGCCGCCGTACCGCGTGACGCTCGCGCAGGGCATCGCGGGCGGCGACAAGATGGACTGGGTGATCGAAAAGGCCGTCGAGCTCGGCGTCGCGGCGGTTGCGCCGCTGTCGACCGCGCGCGGCGTCGTCAAGCTGTCGGGCGAACGCGCGGACAAGCGCGTGTCGCACTGGCGAGGCGTCGTGCGCGCGTCCTGCGAGCAGTGCGGCCGCAATCGCGTGCCGGGCGTCGCGCCGGTGCGCGGCTTCGACGCGTGGCTCGATGCACTGCCCGACGCGCCGGCCGCGGGCGAACTGCGCTTGCTGTTGTCGCCGCGGGCGAGCGTGCCGTTCGCGTCGCTGCCCGACGCGCCGCCCGCCGGCGACGTCACGTTGCTGATCGGCCCGGAGGGCGGGCTGTCGCCCGACGAGGAGCAGGCCGCGCGCGCGCGCGGCTTCGCCGCGCTGTCGCTCGGCCCGCGCGTGCTGCGCACCGAGACGGCGGGCGCCGCGGTGCTCGCCGCGCTCGCGGCGCGCTGGGGCGGATGGTGA
- a CDS encoding VOC family protein, with protein sequence MTDPRPADVPWLTPYLTVRSAHASIQFFSDAFGFEKRDLIDEDGAIMHVEMSYRGQLIVMFAPEGAFGSTARTPKSAGAIAPQSFYLYVDDVDAIYRRALDAGAKSLSAPQDQFWGDRFAQIEDLDGYRWALARRIAA encoded by the coding sequence ATGACCGACCCACGGCCGGCCGACGTGCCCTGGTTGACCCCCTATCTGACGGTGCGCAGCGCGCACGCGTCGATTCAGTTTTTTAGCGACGCGTTCGGCTTCGAGAAGCGCGATTTGATCGACGAAGACGGCGCGATCATGCACGTCGAGATGTCGTATCGCGGCCAGCTGATCGTGATGTTCGCGCCCGAGGGCGCGTTCGGCTCGACGGCGCGCACGCCGAAAAGCGCGGGCGCGATCGCGCCGCAGTCGTTCTATCTCTATGTTGACGACGTCGATGCGATCTACCGCCGCGCACTCGACGCAGGCGCAAAATCGCTGAGCGCGCCGCAAGACCAGTTCTGGGGCGATCGCTTCGCGCAGATCGAGGATCTCGACGGATACCGCTGGGCGCTCGCGCGGCGCATCGCCGCATGA
- the speE gene encoding polyamine aminopropyltransferase, which produces MSTTLLFHPTPDVAYGFPNARRLARIESAHQEIEVWETSLLGRLFTLDGRPMTSVGDEFVYHECMTHPAALAHPAPRKALVLGGGDGGAARQLLRHPCIERIVVAELDAAVVDMARRFLGDVHQGALDDPRVELVIGDAARYVDHACEHFDLAVFDLTPPDSPAAGLYTPKFYTRLKRILTPQGAVSLHLGSPLYHEARVVSLLAGLRASFAVVAPLCAHVPLYGSPWLMAIASDALDAASLFSHDVEARLAERRIEGLRFYDAKLHPALFTLPHALRDTLGMHR; this is translated from the coding sequence TTGAGCACCACCCTCCTCTTCCACCCGACCCCCGACGTCGCCTATGGCTTCCCGAACGCCCGGAGGCTCGCGCGCATCGAATCCGCGCATCAGGAGATCGAGGTCTGGGAAACGTCGCTGCTCGGGCGGCTCTTCACGCTCGACGGCCGGCCGATGACGTCGGTCGGCGACGAGTTCGTCTATCACGAATGCATGACGCATCCGGCCGCCCTCGCGCATCCGGCGCCGAGGAAGGCGCTCGTGCTGGGCGGCGGCGACGGCGGCGCCGCGCGCCAGCTCCTGCGGCATCCGTGCATCGAGCGGATCGTCGTCGCGGAACTCGACGCCGCCGTCGTCGACATGGCCCGCCGCTTTCTCGGCGACGTTCACCAGGGCGCGCTCGACGATCCTCGCGTCGAGCTCGTGATCGGCGACGCCGCGCGCTACGTCGACCACGCGTGCGAGCACTTCGACCTCGCCGTATTCGACCTCACGCCGCCCGATTCGCCGGCGGCGGGCCTGTACACGCCCAAGTTCTACACGCGCCTGAAGCGCATCCTGACGCCGCAAGGCGCGGTGTCGCTGCATCTGGGCTCGCCGCTCTATCACGAAGCGCGCGTCGTCTCGCTGCTCGCCGGGCTGCGCGCGAGCTTCGCGGTCGTCGCGCCGCTCTGCGCGCACGTGCCGCTGTATGGCTCGCCATGGCTGATGGCGATCGCGAGCGACGCGCTCGACGCGGCCTCGCTGTTCTCGCACGACGTCGAGGCGCGGCTCGCCGAACGGCGCATCGAAGGCTTGCGCTTCTACGACGCGAAGCTGCATCCCGCGCTCTTCACGCTGCCGCACGCGCTGCGCGATACTCTCGGCATGCATCGCTAA
- the cynS gene encoding cyanase, translating to MTQSQYSQCARDALAERIVDTKTRKHLTFEQINEGTGLSVAFTTAALLGQHPLPADAARVVAAKLDLDDDAVRLLQTIPVRGSIPGGVPTDPTIYRFYEIVQVYGSTLKALIHEQFGDGIISAINFKLDIKKVDDPDGGSRAVITLDGKYLPTKPF from the coding sequence ATGACCCAATCGCAATACAGCCAGTGCGCGCGCGATGCGCTCGCCGAGCGCATCGTCGACACGAAGACGCGCAAGCACCTCACGTTCGAGCAGATCAACGAAGGCACCGGCCTGAGCGTCGCGTTCACGACGGCCGCGCTGCTCGGCCAGCATCCGCTGCCCGCGGACGCCGCGCGCGTCGTCGCCGCGAAACTCGACCTCGACGACGACGCGGTGCGCCTGTTGCAGACGATTCCCGTGCGCGGCAGCATCCCGGGCGGCGTCCCGACCGATCCGACGATCTACCGCTTCTACGAAATCGTGCAAGTGTACGGTTCGACGCTCAAAGCGCTGATTCACGAGCAATTCGGCGACGGCATCATCAGCGCGATCAATTTCAAGCTCGACATCAAGAAGGTCGACGATCCGGACGGCGGCTCGCGCGCCGTCATCACGCTCGACGGCAAGTACCTGCCGACGAAGCCGTTCTGA
- a CDS encoding ribonuclease yields MARKWLRNGALASVFAILAMGNIGASPGSLVSAAYAREAAAVNGAAAQVDTVPASRLPREAAATLRLIAVGGPYPYEKDGAVFGNYERILPKMRRGYYHEYTVPTPRARNRGARRIVCGGPLRRVDNCYYTDDHYNSFKRIVD; encoded by the coding sequence ATGGCACGCAAGTGGCTCCGCAACGGCGCGCTCGCGTCCGTCTTCGCGATCCTCGCGATGGGCAACATCGGCGCTTCGCCGGGCAGTCTGGTTTCCGCCGCATACGCACGGGAAGCCGCCGCGGTCAACGGGGCGGCGGCGCAGGTCGATACGGTCCCCGCGTCCCGTCTGCCGCGCGAGGCAGCGGCCACGCTGCGCCTGATCGCCGTGGGCGGCCCCTATCCGTACGAGAAAGACGGCGCGGTATTCGGCAACTACGAACGGATCTTGCCGAAGATGCGGCGCGGCTATTACCACGAGTACACGGTGCCGACGCCGCGAGCCCGCAATCGCGGCGCGCGGCGCATCGTCTGTGGCGGTCCCTTGAGGCGCGTCGACAATTGTTATTACACCGACGACCACTACAACAGTTTCAAACGTATCGTTGATTGA
- a CDS encoding NADP-dependent malic enzyme, protein MSTSSSSSSKDKLREAALDYHEFPTPGKVAIAPTKQMINQRDLALAYSPGVAFACEEIVENPLNAARFTARSNLVGVVTNGTAVLGLGNIGPLASKPVMEGKAVLFKKFAGIDVFDIELNESDPHKLVDVIAALEPTFGGINLEDIKAPDCFIVERECRKRMKIPVFHDDQHGTAIVVAAAVTNGLKVVGKSIKEVKLVASGAGAAALACLDLLVDLGLPLENITVTDLAGVVYKGRTELMDPDKERFARETDARTLSEVIGGADIFLGLSAAGVLKADMVKTMAARPLILALANPTPEILPEVALEARPDAVLATGRTDYPNQVNNVLCFPFIFRGALDVGATTITREMEIAAVNAIAELAQHEQSDIVATAYGIQDLSFGPEYLIPKPFDPRLIVKIAPAVAQAAMDGGVATRPIEDMEAYKVHLQQFVYHSGTTMKPVFQIARSAPAEKKRVVFAEGEEERVLRAVQIVVDEKLAKPILIGRPAVIEHRIQRYGLRLTPGVDFTIVNTEHDERYRDFWQTYFKMMARKGISEQLARVEMRRRTTLIGSMLVKKGEADGMICGTISTTHRHLHFIDQVIGKRAGCSVYGAMNALVLPGRQIFLVDTHVNVDPTPAQLAEITIMAAEEVRRFGIEPKVALLSHSNFGTSNAPSAQKMRDTLAILHERAPELQVDGEMHGDVALDAALRKEILPESTLEGEANLLVLPNIDAANIAYNLLKTAAGNNIAIGPILLGAAQPVHVLTESATVRRIVNMTALLVADVNAAR, encoded by the coding sequence ATGTCCACCTCGTCCTCCTCCTCATCGAAAGATAAACTCCGCGAAGCCGCTCTCGATTACCACGAATTCCCGACGCCGGGCAAAGTCGCGATCGCGCCGACCAAACAGATGATCAACCAGCGCGATCTCGCGCTCGCTTATTCGCCGGGCGTCGCGTTCGCGTGCGAGGAGATCGTCGAGAATCCGCTGAACGCCGCGCGCTTCACCGCGCGCAGCAACCTCGTCGGCGTCGTGACGAACGGCACCGCGGTGCTCGGCCTCGGCAACATCGGCCCGCTCGCGTCGAAGCCGGTGATGGAAGGCAAGGCGGTGCTCTTCAAGAAGTTCGCCGGGATCGACGTGTTCGACATCGAGCTCAACGAGTCCGATCCGCACAAGCTCGTCGACGTGATCGCCGCGCTCGAGCCGACGTTCGGCGGGATCAACCTCGAGGACATCAAGGCGCCGGACTGCTTCATCGTCGAGCGCGAATGCCGCAAGCGCATGAAGATCCCGGTGTTCCACGACGACCAGCACGGCACGGCGATCGTCGTCGCGGCGGCGGTCACGAACGGGCTGAAAGTGGTCGGCAAGAGCATCAAGGAGGTGAAGCTCGTCGCGTCGGGCGCGGGCGCGGCGGCGCTCGCGTGCCTTGATTTGCTCGTCGATCTCGGCCTACCGCTCGAGAACATCACGGTGACGGACCTCGCGGGCGTCGTCTATAAGGGCCGCACCGAGCTGATGGACCCGGACAAGGAGCGTTTCGCGCGCGAAACCGATGCGCGCACGCTGTCGGAAGTGATCGGCGGCGCGGATATCTTCCTCGGCCTGTCGGCGGCCGGCGTGCTGAAGGCCGACATGGTGAAGACGATGGCCGCGCGCCCGCTGATTCTCGCGCTCGCGAATCCGACCCCTGAAATCCTGCCGGAAGTGGCGCTCGAGGCTCGCCCGGACGCGGTGCTCGCGACGGGCCGCACCGACTACCCGAACCAGGTCAACAACGTCCTGTGCTTCCCGTTCATTTTCCGCGGCGCGCTCGACGTGGGCGCGACGACGATCACCCGCGAGATGGAGATCGCCGCCGTCAACGCGATCGCCGAGCTCGCGCAACACGAGCAGAGCGACATCGTCGCGACCGCGTACGGTATCCAGGATCTGTCGTTCGGTCCGGAATATCTGATTCCGAAGCCGTTCGATCCGCGCCTCATCGTGAAGATTGCGCCCGCGGTCGCGCAGGCGGCGATGGACGGCGGCGTCGCAACCCGTCCGATCGAGGACATGGAGGCGTACAAGGTTCATCTGCAACAGTTCGTCTATCACAGCGGCACGACGATGAAGCCGGTGTTCCAGATCGCGCGCAGCGCGCCCGCCGAGAAGAAGCGGGTCGTGTTCGCGGAGGGCGAGGAGGAGCGCGTGCTGCGCGCGGTGCAGATCGTCGTCGACGAGAAGCTCGCGAAGCCGATCCTCATCGGTCGACCCGCCGTGATCGAGCACCGTATCCAGCGCTACGGCCTGCGTCTCACGCCGGGCGTCGATTTCACGATCGTCAACACCGAGCACGACGAGCGTTACCGCGATTTCTGGCAAACCTACTTCAAGATGATGGCCCGCAAGGGGATCAGCGAGCAGCTCGCGCGCGTGGAGATGCGCCGCCGCACGACGCTGATCGGCTCGATGCTCGTCAAGAAGGGCGAAGCGGACGGGATGATCTGCGGCACGATCAGCACGACGCACCGCCACCTGCACTTCATTGATCAGGTGATCGGCAAGCGCGCCGGCTGCAGCGTCTATGGCGCGATGAACGCGCTCGTGCTGCCCGGCCGCCAGATTTTCCTCGTCGACACGCACGTGAACGTCGATCCGACCCCGGCGCAACTGGCCGAAATCACGATCATGGCGGCGGAGGAAGTGCGCCGCTTCGGCATCGAGCCGAAGGTCGCGCTGCTGTCTCACTCGAACTTCGGCACGAGCAATGCGCCTTCCGCGCAGAAGATGCGCGATACGCTCGCGATCCTGCACGAACGCGCGCCGGAGCTGCAAGTCGACGGCGAGATGCACGGCGATGTCGCGCTCGACGCCGCGCTGCGCAAGGAGATCCTGCCCGAATCGACGCTCGAGGGCGAAGCGAACCTGCTCGTGCTGCCGAACATCGATGCGGCGAACATCGCGTACAACCTGTTGAAGACGGCGGCCGGCAACAACATCGCGATCGGGCCGATTCTGCTCGGCGCCGCGCAGCCCGTGCATGTGCTGACCGAATCGGCGACCGTGCGCCGGATCGTCAACATGACGGCGCTGCTGGTTGCCGACGTGAACGCAGCGCGTTGA
- the tkt gene encoding transketolase: protein MPPVPRFLDSFSGLDMTTSSPASTTLMANAIRALAMDAVQQANSGHPGMPMGMAEIGVALWSRHLKHNPTNPHWADRDRFVLSNGHGSMLLYSLLHLTGYDLPIEELKNFRQLHSKTPGHPEYGITPGVETTTGPLGQGLANAVGMALGEALLAAEFNRDDAKIVDHHTYVFLGDGCLMEGISHEACSLAGTLKLNKLIALYDDNGISIDGDVVNWFHDDTPKRFEAYGWNVIPNVNGHDVDAIDAAIAKAKRSDKPSLICCKTRIGNGAATKAGGHDVHGAPLGADEIAKTREALGWTWAPFVIPQEVYAAWDAKEAGKRSEDDWNAAFAQYRAKYPAEAAEFERRMAGTLPADWAAKAAAIVAGANERGETVATRKASQQTIEGLAAVLPELLGGSADLTGSNLTNWKASKAVRANADGPGVQWGNHINYGVREFGMSAAINGLVLHGGYKPFGGTFLTFSDYSRNALRVAALMKVPSIFVFTHDSIGLGEDGPTHQSVEHVASLRLIPNLDVWRPADTVETAVAWTYAVAHQHPSCLIFSRQNLAFNARTDAQLANVEKGGYVLRDWDEEIVARKIILIATGSEVELAMKAVEPLAQQGIAARVVSMPSSDVFDRQDAEYRERVLPHGVRRVAIEAGVTDFWRKYVGLEGGVVGIDTFGESAPAGVLFKHFGFTVEHVIETAKAVLA, encoded by the coding sequence ATGCCGCCCGTGCCCCGTTTTCTCGACTCGTTCTCCGGACTCGACATGACGACTTCGTCTCCCGCCTCCACCACCTTGATGGCCAACGCGATCCGCGCGCTCGCGATGGACGCCGTCCAGCAAGCGAACTCCGGTCACCCCGGCATGCCGATGGGCATGGCCGAGATCGGCGTCGCGCTGTGGTCGCGCCACCTGAAGCACAACCCGACGAACCCGCATTGGGCCGACCGCGACCGCTTCGTGCTGTCGAACGGCCACGGCTCGATGCTGCTGTACTCGCTGCTGCACCTGACAGGCTACGATCTGCCGATCGAAGAGCTGAAGAATTTCCGGCAACTGCATTCGAAGACGCCGGGCCACCCGGAATACGGGATCACGCCGGGCGTCGAGACGACGACGGGCCCGCTCGGCCAGGGCCTCGCGAACGCGGTCGGCATGGCGCTCGGCGAGGCGCTGCTCGCCGCCGAGTTCAACCGCGACGACGCGAAGATCGTCGATCACCACACGTACGTGTTCCTCGGCGACGGCTGCCTGATGGAAGGCATCTCGCACGAGGCCTGCTCGCTCGCGGGCACGCTGAAGCTCAACAAGCTGATCGCGCTCTATGACGACAACGGGATCTCGATCGACGGCGACGTCGTCAACTGGTTCCACGACGACACGCCGAAGCGCTTCGAGGCGTACGGCTGGAACGTGATTCCGAACGTGAACGGCCATGACGTCGACGCGATCGACGCGGCGATCGCGAAGGCGAAGCGCTCGGACAAGCCGAGCCTCATCTGCTGCAAGACGCGCATCGGCAACGGCGCGGCGACGAAGGCGGGCGGCCACGACGTGCACGGCGCGCCGCTCGGCGCGGACGAAATCGCGAAGACCCGCGAGGCGCTCGGCTGGACGTGGGCGCCGTTCGTGATTCCGCAGGAAGTCTATGCGGCATGGGACGCGAAGGAGGCGGGCAAGCGCAGCGAAGACGACTGGAACGCGGCGTTCGCGCAATACCGCGCGAAGTACCCGGCCGAAGCGGCCGAATTCGAGCGCCGGATGGCGGGCACGCTGCCGGCCGATTGGGCCGCGAAGGCCGCGGCGATCGTCGCCGGCGCGAACGAGCGCGGCGAGACGGTCGCGACGCGCAAGGCGTCGCAGCAGACGATCGAGGGGCTCGCCGCCGTGCTGCCCGAGCTGCTCGGCGGCTCGGCGGACCTGACGGGCTCGAACCTCACGAACTGGAAGGCGTCGAAGGCGGTTCGCGCGAATGCGGACGGCCCGGGCGTCCAGTGGGGCAACCATATCAACTACGGCGTGCGCGAATTCGGCATGAGCGCCGCGATCAACGGCCTCGTGCTGCACGGCGGCTACAAGCCGTTCGGCGGCACGTTCCTCACGTTCTCCGACTACAGCCGCAATGCGCTGCGCGTCGCCGCGCTGATGAAGGTGCCGTCGATCTTCGTGTTCACGCACGATTCGATCGGCCTCGGCGAGGACGGCCCGACGCACCAGTCGGTCGAGCATGTCGCGAGCCTGCGCCTGATTCCCAACCTCGACGTCTGGCGTCCGGCGGACACGGTGGAGACGGCCGTCGCGTGGACCTACGCGGTCGCGCACCAGCACCCGTCGTGCCTGATCTTCAGCCGCCAGAACCTCGCGTTCAACGCGCGCACCGATGCGCAGCTCGCGAACGTCGAGAAGGGCGGCTACGTGCTGCGCGACTGGGACGAAGAAATCGTCGCGCGCAAGATCATCCTGATCGCGACGGGCTCCGAAGTCGAGCTCGCGATGAAGGCGGTCGAGCCCCTCGCGCAGCAGGGGATCGCCGCGCGCGTCGTGTCGATGCCGTCGAGCGACGTGTTCGACCGCCAGGACGCCGAGTACCGCGAGCGGGTGCTGCCGCACGGCGTGCGCCGCGTCGCGATCGAAGCGGGCGTCACCGATTTCTGGCGCAAGTACGTGGGCCTCGAAGGCGGCGTGGTCGGCATCGACACGTTCGGCGAGTCGGCCCCGGCCGGCGTGCTGTTCAAGCATTTCGGCTTCACTGTCGAGCACGTGATCGAAACGGCGAAGGCGGTGCTCGCGTAA
- a CDS encoding barstar family protein — MSDNTYARDTSAAADLFAAGDGNLFQRVMQMRMTAHAGGAPDGAASPGLSSIEEPMSLFATVRPNLVQSIRAFRVQDLADEANQLGQHFLYAYCGNAQSKQEVLETIATSFLFPKHFGKNYDALYDCLTDLVHKAGAQPGFVIVLEALPIAHKFDKEGRETLLDVFREAAEFWAERKVAFRVFYSFA; from the coding sequence ATGAGCGACAACACCTACGCGCGCGATACGTCGGCTGCGGCGGACCTGTTCGCGGCCGGCGACGGCAACCTGTTCCAGCGCGTCATGCAGATGCGCATGACGGCGCACGCCGGCGGAGCGCCTGACGGCGCGGCCAGCCCCGGGCTTTCATCCATCGAGGAGCCTATGAGCCTTTTTGCGACCGTGCGACCGAATCTCGTGCAGTCGATCCGTGCATTTCGCGTGCAGGATCTTGCCGACGAAGCGAATCAGCTCGGCCAGCATTTCCTGTATGCATATTGCGGGAATGCCCAATCGAAGCAGGAAGTGCTGGAGACGATCGCGACGTCGTTCCTGTTTCCGAAGCACTTCGGCAAGAATTACGATGCGCTGTACGACTGCCTGACCGACCTCGTCCACAAGGCGGGCGCTCAGCCCGGCTTCGTGATCGTGCTTGAGGCGCTGCCGATCGCGCACAAGTTCGACAAGGAAGGGCGCGAGACGCTGCTCGACGTGTTCCGCGAAGCGGCGGAATTCTGGGCAGAGCGCAAGGTCGCGTTCCGGGTCTTCTACTCGTTCGCGTAA
- a CDS encoding MFS transporter, whose protein sequence is MNSVTATPPALTRGMTLLFACACGIVIGNLYYSQPLLAAIAASFGRKPAELGYLVTLTQLGYAASLLVVVPLGDVANRHTLIVRLLIANVVALVAVASSTRYGFFIAANVCVGFVTCSTQLLVPFAASLADDASRGRAVGTVMSGLLLGILLARVASGAIADWLGWRAVYAIAALTVLLLAGVLAAKLPKDCRDARIDYAALMKSLAALVRTQPLIALRCAYGALVFACFSLLWTGLTFLLSQPPYGYTEGRIGLFGIVGAVGALAAASAGRLVDRGRGNAATGLFAAAVLASFALIAAGEQSLAALIVGILVLDVGVQGLHISNQSVIYTLAGDARSRVTTIYLTSYFIGGALGSGAAGAAFGIAGWRGVCLAGAVLSGLLVVLWGASQRIGARQAAQ, encoded by the coding sequence ATGAATTCCGTCACCGCCACTCCGCCCGCGCTGACGCGCGGAATGACGCTGCTGTTCGCATGCGCCTGCGGCATCGTCATCGGCAATCTCTATTATTCGCAGCCGCTCCTCGCCGCGATCGCGGCGAGCTTCGGGCGCAAGCCCGCCGAGCTCGGCTATCTCGTCACGCTGACGCAGCTCGGCTACGCGGCGAGCCTCCTCGTCGTCGTGCCGCTCGGCGACGTCGCCAATCGCCACACGCTGATCGTGCGGCTGCTGATCGCCAACGTCGTGGCGCTCGTCGCGGTCGCGTCGAGCACGCGCTACGGCTTCTTCATCGCGGCGAACGTGTGCGTCGGCTTCGTCACGTGCTCGACGCAACTGCTCGTGCCGTTCGCCGCGTCGCTCGCCGACGACGCGTCGCGCGGCCGCGCGGTCGGCACCGTGATGAGCGGCCTGCTGCTCGGCATCCTGCTCGCGCGCGTCGCGTCGGGCGCGATCGCCGACTGGCTCGGCTGGCGCGCCGTCTACGCGATCGCGGCGCTGACGGTGCTGCTGCTGGCGGGCGTGCTCGCCGCGAAGCTGCCGAAGGATTGTCGCGACGCGCGCATCGACTACGCGGCGCTGATGAAATCGCTCGCCGCGCTCGTGCGCACGCAGCCATTGATCGCGCTGCGCTGCGCATACGGCGCGCTCGTGTTCGCCTGCTTCAGCCTGCTGTGGACGGGCCTCACGTTTTTGCTCAGTCAGCCGCCTTACGGCTATACCGAAGGCCGGATCGGCCTGTTCGGCATCGTCGGCGCGGTGGGCGCGCTCGCCGCGGCGTCGGCGGGGCGGCTCGTCGATCGCGGGCGCGGCAATGCGGCAACCGGCCTCTTCGCCGCGGCGGTGCTCGCGTCGTTCGCGCTGATCGCGGCGGGCGAGCAGTCGCTCGCCGCACTGATCGTCGGCATCCTGGTGCTCGACGTCGGCGTGCAGGGCCTGCACATCTCGAACCAGAGCGTGATCTATACGCTTGCCGGCGACGCGCGCAGCCGCGTCACGACGATCTACCTGACGAGCTACTTCATCGGCGGCGCGCTCGGCTCGGGTGCGGCGGGCGCCGCATTCGGCATCGCCGGCTGGCGAGGCGTCTGCCTCGCGGGCGCGGTCCTGTCGGGCCTGCTCGTCGTGCTGTGGGGCGCGTCGCAGCGCATCGGCGCTCGGCAGGCCGCGCAGTAG